The following proteins come from a genomic window of Nostoc sp. TCL26-01:
- a CDS encoding class I SAM-dependent methyltransferase, with product MLLKPDQRLKLDDTDDKLFYAYPRFVTHVDEGFIQQITDLYREKLQPNTRILDMMSSWVSHLPEEMQFAHVEGHGLNAEELARNPRLHHYFVQNLNDNPALPLPDQEFDAVLNCVSVQYLQYPEAIFTEIHRVLKPGGVAIISFSNRMFFQKAIQGWRDASEPGRLELVKRYFTSVPGFTTPEIIARKATIPNFLQWLGAPGGDPFYAAIAYKQSIT from the coding sequence ATGTTACTCAAACCAGACCAACGCCTAAAATTAGACGATACAGACGACAAGCTGTTTTACGCCTATCCTCGCTTTGTCACCCATGTTGATGAAGGTTTTATCCAACAGATCACCGATTTATATAGAGAAAAACTCCAACCCAATACCCGCATACTAGATATGATGAGTAGTTGGGTGTCGCATTTGCCAGAGGAGATGCAGTTTGCTCATGTTGAGGGACATGGACTCAATGCTGAAGAACTAGCACGCAATCCGCGTTTACATCATTACTTTGTGCAAAATCTCAACGATAATCCAGCGTTACCCCTACCAGATCAGGAATTTGACGCTGTGCTTAATTGCGTTTCCGTACAATACTTACAGTATCCAGAAGCGATATTTACAGAAATTCATCGTGTTCTCAAGCCCGGTGGAGTGGCGATTATCAGCTTTTCTAACCGGATGTTTTTTCAAAAAGCCATTCAAGGTTGGCGAGATGCTTCCGAACCAGGACGCTTAGAATTAGTGAAACGCTACTTTACCTCAGTACCAGGGTTTACTACCCCAGAAATCATAGCCCGTAAAGCCACAATACCCAATTTCTTACAGTGGTTAGGTGCGCCGGGAGGTGATCCCTTTTATGCAGCGATCGCCTACAAGCAATCAATCACTTAG
- a CDS encoding glycosyltransferase family 39 protein, with protein MLYKLQSFLSIWQQISLSKAFPYISLLVWMLPLLLLSSGDSSLMAHDEGLYAWRARQMFDSGDWIAPWGNAHHKTPGPYWLIAIFYQLLGISEFSTRLPSMIAGIFCLLLVYEIGKNILDQKLAWVAAAILSVEFLWLQYCRLGTPDVPMILLILLAIYALLKAEENPQSQYFWLFITGLSLGLGFLVRSFMIVLPIVALLPYLIGEHRRHHHLTNPCLYLGLVVGLMPTFVWLWFNWQRYGNNSVAALSGFVFQLGSEEREGNGIFFYVWNVPLKAFPWSFFSLFGLFLVMIRPIPRYQLILVGFPLVLFAELSIFSTRLSHYSLCLYPFIALLAAVALDWLSRVYRIGYAKKKPLLKKENIPRYLSYGFGVLGILLLLASIVVFAWGERKYAILGLIVGLSWLILPTVWISRDYFGYKFLTARYWLAGWLIPCWLALAAAGGLGLLSDYNPKYRTFLQQPAIASILKTHPINFVKVEGKNAVLLKFYTPIRGQQVETMTQLPASSYAWIDKKTTSELLRPHQIIGEIQDYKLIQVL; from the coding sequence ATGTTGTATAAATTACAATCTTTTCTGTCTATTTGGCAACAAATTAGCTTGTCGAAAGCCTTCCCCTACATCAGTTTACTGGTTTGGATGCTCCCCTTATTACTATTGAGTTCTGGGGATAGCAGTTTGATGGCTCATGATGAAGGACTTTATGCTTGGCGGGCGCGTCAGATGTTCGACTCTGGTGATTGGATAGCACCTTGGGGTAATGCTCATCACAAAACTCCTGGCCCTTATTGGTTAATAGCTATTTTTTATCAGTTATTAGGAATTAGTGAATTTAGTACCAGACTTCCTAGTATGATCGCAGGCATTTTTTGTCTGTTACTCGTATATGAAATTGGCAAAAATATACTGGATCAAAAGTTAGCTTGGGTAGCTGCGGCAATTTTGAGTGTAGAATTTCTCTGGTTACAATACTGTCGTTTAGGCACTCCGGATGTGCCGATGATTTTATTGATTCTTTTAGCTATTTATGCTTTGCTCAAAGCAGAGGAAAATCCCCAATCTCAATATTTCTGGTTGTTTATCACTGGGTTAAGTTTAGGCTTGGGCTTTTTAGTTAGAAGTTTTATGATTGTCCTGCCAATTGTGGCTTTATTACCCTATCTCATTGGTGAACATCGTCGGCATCATCACTTAACTAACCCTTGTTTATATTTGGGTTTAGTTGTGGGTTTAATGCCTACATTTGTTTGGTTATGGTTTAATTGGCAGCGTTACGGCAATAATAGTGTTGCTGCCTTATCTGGGTTTGTGTTCCAGCTAGGCTCTGAAGAACGTGAGGGAAATGGGATATTTTTCTATGTCTGGAATGTACCATTAAAAGCTTTTCCGTGGTCTTTTTTTAGTCTTTTTGGCTTATTTTTGGTGATGATTCGGCCTATTCCTCGCTATCAATTAATTCTTGTGGGATTTCCACTAGTCCTATTTGCCGAACTCAGTATTTTTTCTACTCGTCTATCTCACTACAGCCTTTGTCTTTATCCCTTCATCGCTTTGTTAGCAGCAGTAGCTTTAGATTGGTTAAGCAGAGTTTACCGTATAGGATATGCAAAGAAAAAGCCATTACTAAAAAAGGAAAATATCCCTCGTTATCTGAGCTATGGATTTGGTGTGCTAGGCATTTTGCTGTTGTTAGCATCCATCGTTGTCTTTGCTTGGGGTGAACGCAAGTATGCCATCCTGGGTTTGATTGTGGGATTGAGTTGGCTAATTTTACCTACGGTGTGGATTAGTCGGGATTACTTCGGCTATAAGTTTCTGACTGCTCGTTATTGGCTAGCAGGTTGGTTAATTCCTTGTTGGTTAGCTTTGGCTGCGGCTGGTGGTTTGGGTTTGTTGAGCGACTATAACCCCAAGTATCGAACTTTTTTACAACAACCAGCGATCGCCTCCATTTTAAAAACTCATCCCATCAACTTCGTCAAGGTGGAAGGTAAAAACGCTGTACTCCTAAAATTTTATACCCCTATACGCGGTCAGCAAGTAGAGACAATGACCCAATTACCCGCCTCCAGCTATGCTTGGATCGATAAAAAAACCACCTCAGAATTACTTAGACCTCATCAGATTATTGGTGAAATCCAAGACTATAAGTTGATTCAAGTTTTGTAG
- a CDS encoding MarR family winged helix-turn-helix transcriptional regulator has translation MIAHPDHPPALESWQHTLAPYSMGYRIKILSQLLTRKFTEALEPFGLTPFHWLVLCCLWQEDGLPTSSIGDKLKQVGGTLTGVLDRMEERGLVRRERDANDRRIWRIWLTDAGRELATVLPPISANLLDEAMSGISGSERELFSQLLNRAIANLS, from the coding sequence ATGATTGCCCATCCTGACCATCCTCCAGCTTTAGAATCATGGCAGCATACCCTTGCGCCTTACAGTATGGGCTATAGGATCAAAATACTTTCGCAGTTGCTGACTCGTAAGTTTACGGAAGCGTTGGAACCGTTTGGGCTGACTCCGTTTCATTGGCTGGTTTTATGTTGTTTGTGGCAAGAAGATGGTTTACCGACTTCCAGTATTGGCGATAAGCTCAAGCAGGTAGGGGGTACGCTTACGGGTGTGTTAGATCGGATGGAGGAACGGGGCTTGGTGCGTCGGGAAAGGGATGCAAATGATCGCCGCATCTGGCGGATTTGGTTAACAGATGCGGGTAGAGAATTAGCAACTGTTTTACCACCTATTTCTGCCAACTTGCTTGATGAAGCGATGAGTGGGATTTCCGGATCTGAGCGTGAACTATTTTCTCAGCTTTTAAATCGGGCGATCGCTAATCTTTCTTGA
- a CDS encoding HlyD family secretion protein yields the protein MSDNNLNGRKDQTAVLDKERVDSETLASVTVETPDVTPQVKEEVVKKPKKPTGLILAGLGIGAIAAGTFGYHYWQYTSTHQETDNATVAGHIHQISSKISGTVTQVLVNDNQEIQAGQLLVKLDAQDYQVKVQQAQAALENARRQAQAAQANIALTSQTSSGKTTQAQGDVSSATAAIATAQAAVNEAQSGISSAQAEVKLAQAGIPVAQAQVAQANANLEKAQADYKRYQNLYQQGAIPRQQLDTAKATYDVAVAQKTAAVQGVEQAQARLASAKVGVAKAQSQLAQAQENVTNAQAKLAASQGGLQQATASGQDTTVKRSQYEAAKAAINQAQAALKDAQLQLSYTNIIAPSTGRVGKKTIEVGNRIQAGTPLMAIVDHDYWLVANFKETQLEKMQPGQLVEIKLDAFPHHTFTGRVDSISPASGAQFALLPPDNATGNFTKVVQRIPVKIIFDQKSIQEYATRITPGMSAEVSVEVK from the coding sequence ATGAGCGATAACAATTTGAACGGACGTAAAGACCAAACCGCAGTTTTAGACAAAGAACGGGTTGATTCTGAAACCTTAGCATCAGTTACGGTAGAAACACCTGATGTCACTCCACAGGTGAAGGAAGAGGTTGTTAAGAAACCGAAAAAACCAACAGGGTTGATTTTAGCTGGTTTAGGAATAGGTGCGATCGCTGCGGGTACATTTGGTTATCACTATTGGCAATACACCTCTACACATCAAGAAACAGACAACGCCACTGTTGCCGGACATATCCATCAAATTAGTAGTAAGATTTCGGGAACTGTGACTCAAGTGCTGGTCAATGATAACCAGGAAATCCAAGCAGGACAATTACTAGTCAAGCTGGATGCCCAAGATTATCAAGTTAAAGTCCAGCAAGCACAAGCAGCCTTAGAAAATGCTCGTCGTCAAGCCCAAGCAGCCCAGGCAAATATTGCTTTAACCTCTCAAACCTCTAGTGGCAAAACCACCCAAGCCCAAGGAGATGTCAGTAGTGCAACAGCAGCGATCGCTACAGCACAAGCAGCCGTAAACGAAGCTCAATCGGGGATTTCTTCTGCCCAAGCGGAAGTGAAGCTAGCCCAAGCGGGGATTCCTGTCGCCCAAGCCCAGGTAGCCCAAGCCAACGCCAATTTAGAAAAAGCCCAAGCCGATTACAAACGCTACCAAAACCTCTATCAACAAGGTGCAATTCCCCGCCAACAATTAGACACAGCTAAAGCCACCTATGATGTAGCAGTAGCGCAAAAGACTGCGGCTGTGCAAGGAGTAGAACAAGCCCAAGCCAGATTAGCATCTGCGAAAGTCGGCGTAGCCAAAGCTCAATCCCAGCTAGCCCAAGCCCAAGAAAATGTTACCAATGCTCAAGCTAAACTAGCGGCTTCTCAAGGTGGATTGCAACAAGCTACTGCCAGTGGACAGGATACCACAGTCAAACGCAGCCAATACGAAGCCGCCAAAGCTGCAATTAATCAAGCTCAAGCTGCTCTCAAAGACGCACAATTGCAGCTATCCTACACCAACATTATTGCTCCCAGTACTGGACGAGTGGGTAAGAAAACCATAGAAGTTGGTAACCGCATCCAGGCTGGAACACCGTTAATGGCGATTGTTGATCATGATTATTGGTTAGTAGCAAACTTCAAAGAAACTCAACTAGAAAAGATGCAGCCAGGACAATTAGTAGAAATTAAATTGGATGCTTTTCCTCATCATACTTTTACTGGAAGAGTTGATAGTATTTCTCCTGCTTCTGGCGCTCAATTTGCCTTACTTCCACCAGATAACGCCACAGGTAACTTTACAAAAGTTGTGCAACGGATTCCAGTTAAAATAATATTTGACCAAAAGAGTATTCAAGAATACGCCACTCGGATTACACCAGGAATGTCTGCGGAAGTTAGTGTTGAAGTTAAATAA